The following are encoded in a window of Telmatobacter sp. DSM 110680 genomic DNA:
- a CDS encoding septal ring lytic transglycosylase RlpA family protein gives MNPKKPLPFWLLVGTSCVALAGVLGTISTRTVQADARLQRPMAAPQPVAATATPALSATPQPALKTHGKIYRGIASWYGSVFNGRKTASGETFDMNAMTACHPTLPFGSVVRVVNLRNRKSVIVRITDRGDLGSGNGRIIDLSYGAAEKLHMTQSGLARVSIEVLALGHSGTSD, from the coding sequence ATGAACCCCAAAAAGCCGCTGCCGTTCTGGCTGCTTGTGGGGACTTCCTGCGTGGCACTGGCCGGGGTTCTGGGAACCATTTCCACCCGAACAGTGCAGGCGGATGCTCGGCTGCAAAGGCCAATGGCAGCACCTCAGCCGGTGGCCGCAACGGCGACACCAGCACTGAGCGCCACCCCGCAACCAGCTTTGAAAACTCACGGCAAAATCTACCGCGGAATTGCGTCGTGGTACGGTTCGGTCTTCAATGGACGGAAGACTGCAAGCGGCGAGACATTCGACATGAACGCGATGACGGCGTGCCATCCAACTCTGCCCTTTGGCAGCGTGGTGAGGGTGGTGAACCTGCGGAACCGGAAGTCGGTGATTGTGCGCATCACAGACCGCGGCGATCTAGGGAGCGGTAATGGACGCATCATCGATCTTTCTTATGGCGCAGCGGAGAAACTCCACATGACACAATCCGGTCTGGCACGGGTTTCGATCGAGGTGCTCGCACTGGGGCATTCTGGGACCAGCGACTAG
- a CDS encoding M1 family aminopeptidase, which translates to MTSKVLLGLGKNMRLIVKMTKLNSFVRRVCAACDFRPLAAITALVVGLFPALPVAAQRPERPTLDISAYVIDAEIDTTTHHLKAKATVTLTAPENSEMVSFGFHPALKVIKITDDAGKVLTGERSADGTIRVTPSAPIVSGHPSHWTFEYDGVITGSEDGPVEGLKLAAIQEPITYLLYPARWFPTTGLMTDRFTAEIHFRVPQGMRVISSGAQGGPHAVTLADGKPGDQFDFNWNKPGFPGTIIAGRFVGPISGGAGNVKVYLTVAHQAAGPQLAQTAAKEFDFFTDTFGGLESSHLNVVELPDDTLPAAWGPELAAIMGSRTGDKSGIRLLANTIAHQWWGSEVSPKTMSDAWITNGMSRYGELMYVEEENGKSALKAALQDVSAGALAYDTIPLSSSGRLNPFSPEFQSMTLEKGAMIFHMLRWEIGDKAFLETLKGTLSQFADKPLRAADLEKVAEAQSQEQLTPFFSQWVDGTGAPTFTNKYSVYRLGNGKGFRTIGQINQDLDLFRMPVDLRVETDGKTVDEKKDVVGTDTQYVVDTFGRPRHITIDPGDWVLKSSPDLQVRIAILKGQQLVAQNDLTGALAEYQKALEANSQSSLADYRIGEVLFTQRNFQASVNYYRDSLRGDGEPRWTECWSHIALGKIFDITGQRDRAVNEYRLAVQTNDNTQGCVNEGRQWLSKPYKQPDTDQ; encoded by the coding sequence ATGACATCTAAAGTTTTGTTGGGATTAGGAAAGAACATGCGTCTAATAGTGAAAATGACGAAACTGAACTCGTTTGTCCGCAGGGTCTGTGCAGCCTGCGATTTTCGGCCGCTGGCTGCAATCACCGCTTTGGTTGTCGGTCTTTTTCCGGCGCTTCCCGTTGCCGCCCAACGGCCCGAACGCCCCACGCTGGATATCTCCGCCTACGTCATCGACGCCGAAATCGACACCACCACGCATCACCTTAAGGCCAAGGCGACCGTCACCTTAACTGCGCCCGAGAACTCCGAGATGGTCAGCTTCGGCTTCCATCCAGCCTTGAAAGTCATCAAAATCACCGATGACGCCGGCAAGGTTCTCACCGGCGAGCGCTCCGCCGACGGTACTATCCGCGTCACACCATCGGCTCCCATCGTCTCTGGCCATCCTTCTCACTGGACATTCGAATATGACGGCGTCATCACCGGATCAGAAGACGGTCCCGTCGAAGGACTGAAGCTCGCAGCCATCCAGGAGCCGATCACCTATCTGCTCTACCCAGCGCGCTGGTTCCCAACCACCGGCCTGATGACCGATCGGTTCACTGCTGAAATTCACTTCCGCGTTCCACAGGGGATGAGGGTCATCTCCAGTGGTGCTCAGGGCGGTCCACACGCGGTTACGTTGGCGGACGGCAAGCCCGGCGACCAGTTCGATTTCAATTGGAACAAGCCCGGCTTTCCCGGAACCATAATTGCTGGTCGTTTTGTTGGCCCGATCTCCGGTGGTGCCGGCAATGTAAAGGTTTATCTCACCGTGGCCCACCAGGCGGCCGGACCGCAATTGGCCCAGACCGCCGCCAAGGAATTTGATTTCTTCACCGACACCTTTGGCGGACTCGAGTCCAGCCACCTCAACGTCGTCGAACTGCCCGACGACACTCTCCCCGCAGCCTGGGGACCGGAACTCGCAGCCATCATGGGATCGCGGACCGGCGACAAGTCGGGAATCCGACTCCTCGCCAATACCATCGCCCACCAGTGGTGGGGCTCGGAAGTCAGCCCCAAGACCATGAGTGACGCCTGGATCACCAACGGTATGTCGCGATACGGCGAACTGATGTACGTGGAGGAGGAGAACGGCAAAAGCGCACTGAAAGCTGCGCTCCAGGACGTCTCAGCCGGCGCGCTCGCCTATGACACCATTCCGCTTTCCAGTTCCGGCCGGCTCAATCCGTTCTCGCCTGAATTCCAGTCGATGACGCTTGAGAAGGGCGCCATGATCTTCCACATGCTGCGCTGGGAGATCGGAGACAAGGCCTTCCTCGAAACCCTCAAGGGAACGCTCAGTCAATTCGCTGACAAGCCGCTCCGCGCCGCAGATCTCGAGAAGGTCGCGGAAGCTCAAAGCCAGGAACAGCTCACGCCCTTCTTCAGCCAATGGGTCGACGGAACTGGCGCACCGACTTTCACTAACAAGTACTCCGTGTACCGTCTCGGCAATGGCAAGGGATTCCGTACCATCGGGCAGATCAATCAGGATCTCGACCTCTTCCGGATGCCGGTAGATCTGCGTGTTGAAACCGACGGAAAAACCGTGGACGAAAAGAAGGACGTAGTTGGAACTGACACGCAGTACGTCGTCGATACCTTTGGGCGCCCTCGCCACATCACCATCGATCCTGGCGATTGGGTGCTAAAGTCCTCGCCAGACCTCCAGGTGCGCATCGCCATCCTCAAAGGCCAGCAACTCGTCGCCCAGAACGATCTGACCGGCGCCCTCGCTGAATATCAGAAGGCCCTCGAAGCCAATTCGCAAAGCTCTCTGGCCGACTATCGCATTGGTGAGGTCCTCTTCACCCAGCGCAACTTCCAAGCCTCGGTCAACTACTACCGCGACTCTCTGCGCGGAGATGGTGAGCCTCGCTGGACTGAGTGTTGGAGCCACATCGCGCTAGGCAAGATCTTTGACATCACCGGCCAGCGCGATCGCGCCGTCAACGAATATCGCCTGGCAGTCCAAACCAACGACAATACGCAGGGCTGCGTCAACGAGGGCCGCCAATGGCTCTCCAAGCCCTACAAGCAACCAGACACGGACCAGTAA
- the lpxB gene encoding lipid-A-disaccharide synthase produces MSDPTIFISAGEASGEHYGAMLIDELRNQLASHRLSANFVGMGGQRMVEAGLDQVVRSEDMAVMGITEVVRHLPRIYREYRKLKAAIRTHHPDVAILIDFPDIHFKLAQEFHRLGIPVIFFVSPQLWAWKKQRIKLVQKYVNKMLVIFPFEEPFYRENGVTAEFVGHPLADLPPPEISREQFARESGLNPLRSWIGLLPGSRAKEISDNLPQMLAAARILTLRGPRAAGSRKEFEFIIPLAPTLNTSQRKMLAGLVKHHGDGLPVRLVEDARAALLHARASIVASGTATVEAALIGNPFVVVYRVSPLTYEVARHIVKVPFVAMANLIAGKMVVPELIQSAFTAANIVRQIEPLLPDGPLRQSMMKELAHIKGLLTPRSSGFGDELETAISRVAAITIRQIGTTAQVSDFVQS; encoded by the coding sequence ATGTCCGATCCCACCATTTTCATCTCAGCGGGCGAAGCCAGCGGCGAGCACTACGGCGCCATGCTCATTGATGAGCTACGCAACCAGCTGGCTTCACATCGCCTTAGCGCTAATTTTGTCGGAATGGGCGGCCAACGCATGGTGGAGGCAGGGCTCGACCAGGTCGTCCGCTCTGAGGATATGGCAGTCATGGGCATCACGGAAGTCGTTCGCCATCTTCCTCGTATTTATCGCGAGTACCGGAAACTCAAGGCTGCCATTCGTACCCATCACCCTGATGTCGCCATCCTCATCGATTTTCCCGATATTCATTTCAAGCTCGCCCAGGAATTTCATCGCCTCGGCATCCCGGTCATTTTCTTCGTCAGCCCGCAGCTCTGGGCCTGGAAGAAGCAGCGCATCAAGCTGGTGCAAAAGTACGTTAACAAGATGCTTGTGATCTTCCCGTTTGAGGAGCCTTTCTATCGCGAAAATGGCGTTACCGCCGAATTTGTGGGTCATCCGCTCGCTGACCTTCCGCCTCCAGAAATCTCCCGTGAGCAGTTTGCCCGCGAGAGCGGATTGAATCCCTTGCGTTCCTGGATCGGCCTGCTGCCCGGCAGCCGTGCCAAGGAAATCAGCGACAACCTGCCCCAGATGCTCGCCGCCGCTCGTATCCTCACGCTGCGCGGACCGCGCGCCGCCGGGTCGCGCAAAGAATTTGAATTCATCATCCCACTCGCACCCACGCTGAACACCTCCCAGCGCAAAATGCTCGCAGGACTCGTAAAACATCACGGAGACGGCCTGCCCGTCCGCCTCGTCGAAGACGCCCGAGCCGCCCTTTTGCATGCGCGCGCCTCCATCGTGGCCAGCGGAACGGCAACCGTAGAAGCGGCCCTGATCGGCAACCCTTTTGTAGTGGTATACCGCGTTTCTCCTCTCACCTATGAAGTTGCCCGGCACATTGTCAAAGTCCCCTTCGTGGCCATGGCTAACCTGATTGCCGGCAAAATGGTAGTCCCTGAGCTGATCCAGAGCGCCTTTACGGCCGCCAACATAGTTCGCCAAATCGAGCCTTTGCTACCCGATGGGCCTCTTCGTCAGTCCATGATGAAGGAGCTGGCCCACATAAAAGGACTGCTCACGCCCCGCTCATCCGGCTTCGGGGATGAACTCGAAACTGCCATCAGCCGGGTGGCCGCCATCACCATCAGGCAGATCGGCACAACCGCGCAAGTCTCGGATTTTGTGCAATCTTGA
- a CDS encoding VWA domain-containing protein produces MRRPSARLVLFFAVFKIATAQSSIPGPSLSGLSTAPPQTETTPVLRTTTNLVLIDVVVRDKKTGKSIDGLDRSNFQLLEDGRPQTLTVFEEHHASDAIQASPVPHLPPHVYGDFPRYAIRSAANVLLIDALNTGISDQSYAREQLVRYLRTIPPGTYVAVFLIGSDLRMVTGFTTDLNALLAALGKVRSAGGSTAPGGSADEPASAEPDLDTGSSQEMAQAMRDFSQDTRSLSLQLRQDITVAALKKLARFLATVPGRKNLIWMSAGFPVPLGDPGGGNFAGDFFLRVREVNEMMARARVAIYPVDARGLMTLPNTNPANGPTGGESLSLRGSTTGAVPTANPIPSSWASQHMTMERMADETGGRAFYNTNAIGQSAVSAIADGSTYYTVGYDPTNHKFNGAFRKIKVSLDDKQYELSYRRGYDAVDPSGSGKEKTQLLSPMSAAMLHGGLPLSEIIFEARVLPAGDPQLAGQQLSTEPAGKPDKPLKAPPTRYVIDYSIDPHRLSLTTLTDGRRRVELELAQSVLNRDGARVNQSDAGMEVDLTPEQLSHDLKAGIHMRQEIDVPAENVVLRLGVRDVATERIGTIEIPLRVSDGSSSKN; encoded by the coding sequence ATGAGAAGGCCTTCTGCTCGTTTGGTTCTATTCTTCGCTGTCTTCAAAATCGCTACGGCTCAAAGCAGCATTCCCGGGCCATCGCTGTCGGGCCTCTCGACTGCGCCGCCTCAAACAGAGACCACGCCGGTCCTTCGAACCACGACGAATCTCGTTCTGATCGACGTCGTCGTTCGCGACAAAAAGACCGGAAAGTCCATCGACGGCCTCGATCGTTCGAACTTCCAGTTACTCGAAGATGGACGGCCACAGACTCTGACAGTATTCGAGGAACATCATGCATCCGACGCAATTCAGGCAAGCCCTGTGCCGCATCTCCCTCCTCACGTGTACGGAGATTTTCCCCGCTACGCGATTCGGAGTGCCGCCAACGTTCTGCTGATCGATGCGCTGAACACGGGAATCTCGGATCAGTCGTATGCACGTGAGCAGTTGGTTCGCTATCTGCGCACAATTCCACCCGGAACATATGTAGCAGTATTTTTGATTGGATCCGATTTGCGAATGGTTACCGGGTTCACCACCGATTTGAATGCACTTCTCGCAGCGCTCGGCAAAGTCAGATCGGCGGGAGGATCGACGGCGCCGGGTGGCTCGGCAGATGAACCAGCCTCCGCCGAACCAGATTTGGACACCGGATCATCGCAGGAAATGGCCCAGGCGATGCGAGATTTCTCTCAGGACACGAGGAGCCTTTCGCTGCAATTGCGTCAGGACATCACGGTAGCCGCTCTCAAAAAGCTCGCACGCTTTCTCGCCACCGTTCCGGGCCGAAAAAACCTCATTTGGATGTCAGCGGGCTTCCCTGTTCCTCTCGGCGACCCGGGTGGGGGAAACTTCGCTGGTGATTTTTTTCTGCGGGTCCGCGAAGTGAATGAAATGATGGCTCGTGCACGCGTGGCGATCTATCCAGTTGACGCACGCGGTTTGATGACCCTACCCAATACGAATCCAGCGAACGGTCCAACGGGAGGCGAGTCCCTCTCCCTACGAGGCTCCACCACCGGGGCCGTCCCAACCGCCAATCCGATTCCATCATCATGGGCGAGCCAGCACATGACCATGGAGAGGATGGCTGACGAGACTGGCGGCAGAGCTTTCTACAACACAAACGCAATCGGGCAATCCGCCGTTTCCGCCATCGCCGATGGATCAACCTACTACACCGTGGGCTATGATCCCACCAATCACAAATTCAATGGAGCCTTTCGCAAGATCAAGGTCTCGCTGGATGACAAGCAGTACGAGCTTTCCTACCGTCGCGGGTACGACGCCGTTGATCCATCCGGATCCGGCAAAGAGAAGACTCAACTCCTGAGCCCGATGTCCGCGGCGATGCTCCATGGAGGGCTGCCGCTCTCCGAGATAATCTTCGAGGCGCGCGTGCTGCCCGCCGGGGATCCCCAGTTGGCAGGCCAACAACTAAGCACCGAGCCGGCAGGAAAACCCGACAAACCTCTCAAAGCGCCGCCAACCCGCTATGTCATCGACTACTCAATTGATCCCCATCGTCTCAGCCTGACCACGCTAACGGATGGACGCCGACGGGTCGAACTTGAACTTGCCCAGTCCGTCCTTAATCGCGATGGCGCTCGCGTGAATCAAAGCGATGCCGGGATGGAAGTGGATCTCACGCCGGAGCAGCTCTCGCATGACTTAAAGGCTGGAATTCACATGCGCCAGGAGATCGACGTGCCGGCAGAAAATGTGGTCCTGCGGCTGGGTGTTCGTGACGTCGCCACCGAGCGCATTGGCACAATAGAAATTCCGCTCCGCGTTAGCGACGGGTCAAGTTCCAAAAACTGA
- a CDS encoding lysozyme inhibitor LprI family protein, which translates to MSYIESVRWMMGIALVSSRSNGSGYLLALATIFPLAVLSQTPAPQAVQQLPALQNPIPAGDLAFLSGYAGRTTKELTKDKQFRALKKAMIPRTEYHYGRDMPLTDALDEALNGSPLPVNMRDNRYVTVMGMQGPYLRGRGFLWFDVQTGIALGGFYFTPTNGEPTPTLTVFSRQLNQTALTLSELPEAFIEDLNQWSAVAGVPAITPRYFIPDNGKKYVLEHDEDYCSHPAGTPAPPERDCMQANLDAVNADMDAAYFMKETYNAANATAWMLDPQQAAWLAMRDSTCAGPNGLGCRIRMTRERTRIILGPRLPRPHPAQASR; encoded by the coding sequence ATGTCGTACATTGAATCCGTGAGGTGGATGATGGGGATTGCTCTGGTCTCCTCTCGGTCAAATGGTTCTGGCTACTTACTTGCGCTGGCTACTATTTTCCCTCTGGCAGTCCTGAGTCAGACGCCCGCGCCACAGGCTGTTCAACAACTACCAGCTCTTCAGAATCCGATTCCAGCGGGGGATCTGGCTTTTCTGAGCGGGTATGCGGGGCGCACAACGAAAGAATTGACGAAGGATAAGCAGTTTCGCGCGTTGAAGAAAGCGATGATTCCGCGCACCGAATATCACTATGGGCGCGACATGCCGCTGACAGACGCATTGGATGAAGCGCTGAACGGGTCGCCCCTCCCGGTGAATATGCGGGACAACCGCTACGTGACCGTGATGGGAATGCAGGGACCGTATCTACGCGGGCGGGGATTCTTATGGTTCGATGTGCAAACGGGAATTGCGCTGGGAGGGTTTTATTTCACTCCCACGAATGGCGAGCCGACGCCGACACTGACGGTGTTTTCGCGGCAACTGAACCAGACTGCTTTGACGCTAAGCGAACTGCCGGAGGCCTTTATTGAGGACTTGAATCAATGGTCAGCAGTTGCCGGAGTTCCCGCGATCACGCCGCGCTACTTCATTCCTGACAACGGGAAGAAGTACGTGCTGGAACACGACGAGGACTATTGCTCGCATCCGGCGGGAACGCCGGCACCCCCTGAACGCGACTGTATGCAGGCAAATCTCGATGCAGTGAATGCAGATATGGACGCTGCATACTTTATGAAGGAAACGTACAACGCCGCAAATGCAACCGCGTGGATGCTCGATCCGCAACAGGCGGCATGGCTAGCGATGCGCGACAGCACCTGTGCCGGGCCTAACGGACTTGGCTGCCGTATACGGATGACTCGGGAACGGACGCGCATCATTCTTGGACCGAGATTGCCGAGGCCTCATCCGGCGCAGGCAAGCCGCTAA
- a CDS encoding ester cyclase, protein MSEANRQLTKRWYDEVWNQRNSATIDEMFASSGKSHGFPEPDSVLIGPGHFKTLHATFCGAFPDLHFVLDDIICEGNRVAVRWTTTMTHLGDNLGFPASRKKASLSGSSFLIFENGVIIEGWNFMEMNGLLESLKQN, encoded by the coding sequence GTGTCCGAAGCCAACAGGCAACTCACCAAACGCTGGTACGACGAGGTCTGGAACCAGAGAAACAGCGCGACCATAGACGAAATGTTTGCCTCAAGTGGCAAATCGCATGGTTTCCCCGAACCCGACTCTGTGCTCATCGGCCCCGGTCACTTCAAAACGCTTCATGCAACGTTCTGCGGTGCTTTTCCCGATCTCCACTTCGTGCTCGATGACATTATTTGCGAAGGCAACCGAGTCGCCGTGCGATGGACCACCACCATGACGCATCTCGGCGACAATCTAGGGTTTCCAGCAAGCCGAAAGAAAGCCTCCTTGTCCGGCTCGTCTTTCCTGATCTTCGAAAACGGCGTGATCATTGAGGGATGGAATTTCATGGAGATGAATGGCCTGCTCGAGAGCCTCAAGCAAAACTAG